A genomic region of Rhodothermales bacterium contains the following coding sequences:
- a CDS encoding MbnP family protein: MTATTYFRSGLIALILITFAACDTTVQDDEPAAVNFDLEAVFNGTPLIADGVQQYTLNGRTLTIASARMYLSGITLVKEDGTEHVLLAETPLTTVAKLTDGTDVAHTVDEEIVLVKHDASISSYHLGDVDPGTYKGFKVTMGIGGLSNNVDASQIPETHPLGIQTDRNNHWSWNAGYIFLRLDGLVDADGDGTPESQWDVHLGTPMFLNTMTFDQEFELGPGSENDLHVIIDYAAFLGDLDYSDPTQHICHTMNNIPVAEKVSAKTPEAFDFHGVHVLSGDHTH, from the coding sequence ATGACCGCGACTACCTATTTCCGCTCTGGATTGATCGCCCTCATCCTGATCACCTTTGCCGCCTGCGATACGACCGTACAGGACGATGAGCCGGCAGCAGTCAATTTCGATCTGGAAGCCGTTTTTAACGGTACCCCGCTTATTGCAGACGGGGTTCAGCAGTACACGCTGAACGGCCGCACGTTGACCATTGCGTCGGCTCGGATGTACCTCTCCGGCATTACGCTCGTCAAGGAAGATGGCACAGAGCATGTCCTTCTGGCCGAGACGCCGCTGACGACAGTGGCCAAGCTGACGGACGGCACGGATGTGGCGCACACGGTGGACGAAGAGATTGTCCTCGTCAAACATGACGCCAGCATCTCCAGCTATCACCTGGGGGACGTTGATCCCGGCACCTACAAGGGCTTCAAGGTGACGATGGGGATCGGCGGTCTCTCGAACAATGTGGATGCTTCCCAGATTCCTGAGACGCACCCCCTCGGCATCCAAACCGACCGCAACAACCACTGGTCGTGGAACGCCGGCTACATCTTCCTCCGTCTCGACGGCCTCGTCGATGCCGACGGCGACGGCACGCCGGAATCGCAGTGGGATGTCCACCTGGGCACGCCGATGTTCCTCAACACGATGACGTTCGATCAGGAATTCGAACTCGGCCCCGGTTCGGAAAACGATCTTCACGTCATCATCGACTATGCCGCGTTTCTCGGTGATCTAGACTACAGCGATCCGACCCAACACATCTGCCATACGATGAACAATATCCCGGTGGCAGAAAAAGTGAGCGCGAAGACGCCGGAAGCCTTTGACTTCCACGGCGTGCACGTTCTCTCCGGAGACCACACCCACTGA
- a CDS encoding F0F1 ATP synthase subunit delta, with amino-acid sequence MSQTIARRYARALYELAEQKQCVDRVDEDVAMILESLHGSPELTRFLADPILNADKKGDVIKKLFATRLQDVTLSFLVLLVEKRREYLLSDVARSYHALRDEHMNVVRAEARVAIALSEAEEQTLARAIEKLTGQTVRLETRIDPSIIGGVVVRVGDTVYDRSVLNQLSRLKDQLEQRALSSN; translated from the coding sequence ATGAGCCAGACGATTGCCCGGCGCTATGCCCGCGCGCTCTATGAGTTGGCGGAGCAGAAGCAATGCGTCGATCGCGTCGACGAGGACGTGGCGATGATTCTGGAGAGCCTGCACGGTTCACCGGAATTGACGCGCTTCCTGGCGGACCCGATTCTGAACGCCGACAAAAAGGGCGATGTAATCAAGAAGCTGTTCGCTACGCGGCTCCAGGATGTGACCCTGTCCTTTCTGGTGCTGTTGGTCGAGAAGCGGCGGGAGTATCTGCTCTCCGACGTGGCCCGGAGCTATCATGCGCTCCGCGACGAGCACATGAACGTGGTGCGCGCCGAGGCGCGCGTCGCGATCGCGCTGAGCGAGGCCGAAGAACAGACGCTGGCTCGCGCCATCGAAAAGCTCACGGGGCAAACCGTGCGGCTGGAGACGCGCATCGATCCGTCGATCATCGGCGGCGTCGTGGTCCGCGTGGGCGACACGGTGTACGACCGGAGCGTCCTGAATCAGCTATCGCGCCTGAAGGACCAGCTGGAGCAGCGCGCGCTGTCCTCGAACTGA
- the atpF gene encoding F0F1 ATP synthase subunit B codes for MMLATMLVSLLSDDPTPALLKVDPGLAIWTALTFIAVLVLLSRYAWPTISKALETREMTIQESMDRAEKALAEARQIQSDNEVARRNAEQQAQTILREAREASEQIRATEKDKLQAEIARIRQAAAADIEQQKQSAIEELRKQVTDLAIDAAGKILRENMDSDRQRKLVDQFIDELPKN; via the coding sequence ATGATGTTGGCAACGATGCTTGTCAGCCTCCTGTCCGACGACCCGACGCCGGCTCTCCTCAAAGTCGACCCCGGTCTGGCTATCTGGACCGCGCTGACGTTCATCGCCGTTCTGGTGCTGCTTTCCCGCTACGCCTGGCCTACGATCTCGAAGGCCCTCGAAACGCGGGAAATGACGATCCAGGAGTCGATGGACCGCGCCGAAAAGGCGCTCGCCGAAGCGCGCCAGATCCAGTCGGACAACGAGGTGGCCCGGCGCAACGCCGAGCAGCAGGCCCAGACGATCCTTCGGGAAGCCCGCGAGGCCTCCGAACAGATCCGCGCGACCGAAAAGGACAAGCTCCAGGCAGAGATCGCCCGGATCCGTCAGGCCGCAGCGGCCGATATCGAGCAGCAGAAACAGAGCGCCATCGAGGAGCTGCGCAAGCAGGTCACCGATCTGGCGATCGATGCGGCCGGCAAGATCCTGCGCGAAAACATGGACTCCGACCGGCAGCGCAAACTCGTCGACCAGTTCATCGACGAGCTGCCCAAGAATTGA
- the rpsT gene encoding 30S ribosomal protein S20, with protein sequence MPQHKSAAKRVRQTERRTEANRMHRSKMRTLIKRLTSEKDKEKALALLPAVKAYLDRLASKRILHANKAAHYKSRLEKNVNALS encoded by the coding sequence ATGCCACAGCATAAATCAGCGGCGAAACGCGTGCGGCAGACGGAGCGGCGCACCGAAGCGAATCGGATGCATCGCAGCAAGATGCGCACCTTGATCAAACGATTGACCTCCGAGAAGGATAAGGAAAAGGCGCTGGCGCTTCTGCCGGCCGTCAAGGCCTATCTGGATCGCCTGGCTTCCAAGCGCATCCTGCATGCCAACAAGGCGGCGCATTATAAGAGCCGGCTTGAAAAGAACGTGAACGCGCTCAGCTGA
- the atpE gene encoding ATP synthase F0 subunit C: MGNLGLAYIAAGIGLLGAALAAGLGIGRIGGSAVEGIARQPEAVNDIRGTAILLSAFIEGVAILAEIFALVFFFIAQP; this comes from the coding sequence ATGGGTAACTTAGGTCTAGCTTACATCGCAGCAGGTATCGGGCTTCTGGGCGCCGCTCTCGCGGCCGGACTGGGCATCGGGCGCATCGGCGGCTCGGCGGTCGAAGGCATCGCGCGTCAGCCGGAAGCCGTCAACGACATTCGCGGCACGGCCATCCTGCTGAGCGCCTTTATCGAAGGCGTCGCGATCCTCGCCGAAATCTTCGCGCTCGTATTCTTCTTTATCGCGCAGCCCTGA
- a CDS encoding OmpA family protein, producing MKGSILRIFAFIVVFLPVVSPASAQRVPFRGSQAHIGVAFGMFTYYGREDLSQARSSSNYTHASDPAVVLLGSFPIVRDRFFFRGMFGLTNLSDFGAKGASATNEFLQRELFWFEPQVVFTPLPGSKSRWLPYVYSGFGGLIANPFGAPTGQLNQPGGLQNGPSRSVFTIPVGLGMNYGLSPRFSAFVDVSFRVNFNYVVRNAANRNPHNTSLVLAGLKFNLRRIETKIDEVPPLPLPDPMTFPPYEPPALPQETLPDRCVIVQLNTIYFDPTETTLSPASRALLDENVEALLANPACCVKVVGYTEGGDTHEEAYRIARERGEFVFDYYVGGGVAEERLALRAVGAALPCNLKEDPSCALNRRVESEMAACTSFPGYREP from the coding sequence ATGAAAGGCTCGATCCTTCGCATATTCGCGTTTATCGTTGTATTCCTCCCCGTCGTCAGCCCCGCCTCGGCGCAGCGTGTCCCGTTCCGCGGATCGCAGGCGCATATCGGCGTCGCCTTCGGCATGTTCACCTACTACGGCCGGGAAGATCTGTCGCAGGCGCGCTCTTCGTCCAACTACACCCACGCCAGCGACCCTGCCGTAGTGCTGCTGGGGTCGTTCCCGATCGTGCGCGACCGGTTTTTCTTTCGCGGGATGTTCGGCCTCACGAACCTGAGCGACTTCGGGGCGAAAGGCGCCAGCGCGACGAATGAGTTTTTGCAGCGCGAGCTGTTCTGGTTCGAGCCGCAGGTCGTCTTTACGCCGCTGCCGGGGTCGAAAAGCCGCTGGCTGCCGTATGTCTACTCCGGGTTCGGCGGCCTCATCGCCAATCCGTTCGGCGCGCCCACCGGGCAGCTGAATCAGCCGGGCGGCTTGCAAAACGGGCCTTCGCGTTCGGTGTTTACCATTCCCGTGGGCCTGGGGATGAACTACGGACTCTCGCCCCGATTCTCGGCCTTCGTGGATGTAAGCTTCCGGGTCAATTTTAATTATGTGGTCCGCAACGCCGCGAACCGCAATCCGCACAACACGTCGCTCGTGCTCGCCGGCCTCAAGTTCAACCTGCGCCGCATCGAAACCAAGATCGACGAGGTGCCGCCGCTACCCCTGCCGGATCCCATGACCTTTCCGCCATACGAACCGCCCGCGCTCCCGCAGGAAACCCTGCCGGATCGCTGCGTCATCGTGCAGCTGAACACCATCTATTTCGATCCGACCGAGACGACCCTCTCGCCGGCGTCCCGCGCGCTGCTCGACGAGAATGTCGAGGCGCTGCTCGCCAACCCGGCCTGCTGCGTCAAGGTGGTCGGCTACACCGAGGGCGGCGACACGCACGAAGAAGCCTATCGCATCGCCCGCGAACGCGGCGAATTTGTCTTCGACTACTACGTCGGCGGCGGCGTGGCGGAAGAACGCCTCGCGCTGCGTGCCGTGGGGGCCGCCCTGCCGTGCAACCTCAAGGAGGATCCGTCGTGCGCGCTCAACCGGCGTGTCGAATCGGAGATGGCGGCCTGCACCTCGTTCCCGGGCTACCGCGAACCGTAA
- a CDS encoding PKD domain-containing protein: MMKQLRSSLLLTGVLFIGALSMVGCKTAVEVLSVTGPDSLRTNESGTFMANINEDASEPIEYNWNFGDSRTGIGQSTSHSFGQPGTYTVTVTATNKKGPDSGETTVVVFRPPVPAEIVTISANPQNPNTRTPVNFTSNVRGDVPLTYRWSFGNMGSSTSANPSYTFDTPGTYTVSLTTTNSAGSDTRSMTITVDVFEAEYCSEVIEMNAAYFARNSSVLTPEARAALQENLQILNDCPNTSVRVEGYAAPGERNAQSLSEDRARAVEQFYADNGIAISRAMAVGKGRVSGTTSKKEGIEQYRRVDTIPVR; this comes from the coding sequence ATGATGAAACAACTACGCTCCTCGCTTTTGCTCACGGGTGTGCTTTTCATCGGTGCCTTGAGCATGGTCGGTTGCAAGACCGCAGTCGAGGTTCTTTCGGTGACTGGGCCCGACAGCTTGAGGACGAATGAAAGCGGCACCTTCATGGCGAACATCAATGAAGATGCCAGCGAACCCATCGAGTACAACTGGAACTTTGGCGACAGCCGCACCGGCATCGGTCAGTCCACCAGCCACTCGTTCGGCCAGCCCGGCACCTATACGGTGACCGTTACTGCCACGAACAAGAAAGGCCCGGACTCCGGCGAAACAACGGTTGTTGTTTTCCGCCCGCCTGTGCCCGCTGAAATCGTAACGATCAGCGCCAACCCCCAGAACCCCAACACGCGTACCCCGGTGAACTTCACCTCGAACGTGCGGGGCGATGTGCCGTTGACCTATCGCTGGTCCTTCGGCAACATGGGGAGCAGCACCTCGGCCAATCCGAGCTATACGTTCGACACGCCGGGCACCTATACGGTGTCCCTGACGACGACGAACAGCGCCGGCTCGGACACGCGTTCGATGACGATCACCGTCGACGTGTTCGAAGCGGAATACTGCAGCGAAGTCATCGAAATGAACGCCGCGTACTTCGCCCGCAACTCGAGCGTCCTCACGCCGGAAGCCCGCGCCGCGCTCCAGGAGAACCTGCAGATCCTCAACGACTGCCCGAATACGTCGGTCCGCGTTGAAGGCTATGCGGCTCCGGGCGAACGCAACGCGCAGAGCCTCTCGGAAGACCGCGCGCGCGCCGTCGAGCAGTTCTATGCGGACAATGGCATCGCCATCAGCCGCGCCATGGCCGTCGGCAAGGGCCGCGTCTCCGGCACCACGAGCAAGAAGGAAGGCATCGAACAGTATCGTCGTGTAGACACGATCCCGGTTCGTTAA
- the atpA gene encoding F0F1 ATP synthase subunit alpha, which translates to MATAIRPDEVTAVLKKELGGFEAGTDIYEVGTVLQVGDGIARIYGLANVQAGELIDFPSSGVTGMVLNLEEDNVGAVLFGEANLVREGDEARRTSRIASIPVSEGMLGRVIDPLGNPIDGRGPFGGEAFDMPLERKAPGVVYRQPVTEPLQTGIKAIDAMIPIGRGQRELVIGDRQVGKTAVLIDTIINQKSTHQTDKPVFCIYVAVGQKNSTVASVRRALEENGAMDYTVIVNAPASAPAPLQFIAPFAGACIGEYFRDTGRHALVIYDDLSKQAVAYRQVSLLLRRPPGREAYPGDVFYLHSRLLERAAKINATDSVARQMNDVPASLKGKIKGGGSLTALPVIETQAGDVSAYIPTNVISITDGQIYLEADLFNAGVRPAINVGISVSRVGGNAQTKAMKKVAGTLRLDLAQFRELEAFAKFGSDLDAATQRQLRRGERLVEVLKQGQYQPVAVENQIAVLYAATQGLLDAIPVDKIKQFEKELIERLSLSHAGVLESITKTGAMSDEAAQVLKKVAQDLANVFVNS; encoded by the coding sequence ATGGCAACGGCAATTCGACCCGATGAAGTGACCGCCGTCCTGAAAAAGGAACTGGGCGGCTTCGAAGCAGGCACGGACATCTACGAAGTAGGTACCGTACTGCAGGTTGGCGACGGTATCGCGCGCATCTACGGCCTGGCGAACGTCCAGGCCGGCGAGCTGATCGATTTCCCGTCCAGCGGCGTCACCGGCATGGTGCTCAACCTGGAAGAGGACAACGTCGGCGCGGTGCTCTTCGGGGAAGCCAACCTGGTCCGGGAGGGCGACGAAGCCCGCCGCACGAGCCGGATTGCTTCGATCCCGGTGTCCGAAGGCATGCTGGGCCGCGTGATCGACCCGCTCGGCAACCCGATCGACGGCCGTGGGCCGTTCGGCGGCGAGGCGTTCGACATGCCGCTCGAGCGCAAGGCGCCGGGCGTCGTCTACCGCCAGCCGGTGACCGAGCCGTTGCAGACCGGCATCAAGGCCATCGACGCCATGATCCCGATCGGCCGCGGCCAGCGCGAACTCGTCATCGGCGACCGCCAGGTGGGTAAAACCGCGGTGCTGATCGACACGATCATCAACCAGAAGTCGACGCACCAGACCGACAAGCCGGTTTTCTGCATCTACGTGGCGGTGGGTCAGAAGAACTCGACTGTGGCCAGCGTGCGCCGCGCCCTCGAGGAAAACGGGGCGATGGATTACACGGTGATCGTCAATGCGCCGGCGTCCGCGCCGGCTCCGCTCCAGTTCATCGCGCCGTTCGCCGGCGCCTGCATCGGCGAGTACTTCCGCGACACAGGTCGTCACGCGTTGGTGATCTACGACGATCTGTCGAAGCAGGCCGTGGCGTATCGCCAGGTGTCGCTGCTCCTGCGCCGCCCGCCGGGCCGCGAGGCGTATCCGGGCGACGTGTTCTACCTCCACAGCCGCCTCCTCGAACGCGCCGCCAAGATCAACGCGACCGATAGCGTGGCCCGGCAGATGAACGACGTGCCGGCCTCGCTCAAGGGCAAAATCAAGGGCGGCGGTTCGCTTACGGCGCTTCCGGTCATCGAAACGCAGGCCGGCGACGTCTCCGCCTACATCCCGACGAACGTGATTTCGATCACGGACGGCCAGATCTACCTGGAGGCCGACCTCTTCAACGCCGGCGTCCGCCCCGCCATCAACGTGGGTATCTCGGTCAGCCGCGTCGGCGGCAACGCGCAGACCAAGGCGATGAAAAAGGTAGCCGGCACGCTCCGCCTGGACCTCGCCCAGTTCCGCGAACTCGAAGCCTTTGCCAAGTTCGGCTCGGACCTCGACGCCGCCACGCAGCGCCAGCTTCGCCGCGGCGAACGCCTGGTCGAAGTGCTCAAGCAGGGCCAGTACCAGCCGGTGGCCGTCGAGAACCAGATCGCCGTCCTGTACGCCGCGACGCAGGGCCTGCTCGACGCCATCCCGGTCGACAAGATCAAGCAGTTCGAGAAAGAACTCATCGAACGCCTGAGCCTCTCGCACGCCGGCGTGCTGGAAAGCATCACCAAGACCGGCGCCATGAGCGACGAGGCCGCGCAGGTGCTCAAGAAAGTCGCCCAGGATCTCGCGAACGTATTCGTCAACAGCTGA
- a CDS encoding polymer-forming cytoskeletal protein, with protein MPSPSQINMIGEGTVFEGTLRSESDLRISGRIVGKLHVGGKAIVATEGVVEGEMMATNAEVAGSVQGEIRIKELLVLKGSARVDGNIEAARLIVEEGSIFNGKCQMTKETGTTAKVHPVSQANAQHNEKRVAAGQG; from the coding sequence ATGCCCTCCCCCAGCCAGATCAATATGATCGGCGAGGGCACCGTATTCGAGGGTACGCTTCGTTCGGAAAGCGACCTGCGCATCAGCGGTCGTATCGTCGGCAAGCTTCACGTCGGTGGCAAGGCCATCGTGGCGACGGAGGGCGTCGTAGAGGGCGAGATGATGGCGACCAACGCCGAGGTAGCGGGCAGCGTCCAGGGAGAGATCCGGATCAAGGAGCTCCTGGTTCTCAAGGGCTCCGCGCGCGTCGACGGCAACATCGAGGCGGCGCGCCTGATCGTCGAGGAAGGCTCGATCTTCAATGGCAAGTGCCAGATGACGAAGGAGACGGGCACGACGGCCAAGGTGCATCCCGTTTCGCAGGCGAACGCGCAGCACAACGAAAAACGCGTAGCCGCCGGCCAGGGCTGA
- the queG gene encoding tRNA epoxyqueuosine(34) reductase QueG, translating into MPGFDTASRRRLTDALKTEARRLGFDACGVSLAERLDDEALRLEQWLTEGRHGTMGWMANHFDKRVDPRRLVDGAQTVISVLHNYYQPAEHPPDPDIGRISRYAWGDDYHEVLKEKLLELYAWLDDEAGGISGRAFVDSAPVMDKAWARRAGLGWMGKHTNLISRTLGSYFFIGELIVDVPLEPDGPIPDHCGSCTRCIDACPTDAIYQPYAVDANRCIAYLTIEHREDDIPPALQQQLGNWIFGCDICQDVCPWNKFRKPTREPRYAPREGIVDTELQEWIELDIEAFRQRFRKNPVKRTKFEGFIRNVRMALTPGRADDAADM; encoded by the coding sequence ATGCCTGGATTCGACACCGCCTCACGCCGGCGACTCACCGACGCGCTCAAAACCGAAGCGCGCCGGCTGGGGTTCGACGCCTGCGGCGTCTCTCTGGCGGAGCGGCTGGATGACGAGGCGCTGCGCCTCGAACAATGGCTCACCGAAGGGCGCCACGGCACCATGGGGTGGATGGCGAATCATTTCGACAAACGCGTCGATCCCCGGCGCCTCGTAGACGGGGCACAGACGGTCATCTCCGTACTGCACAACTACTACCAGCCGGCAGAGCATCCACCCGATCCGGACATCGGCCGGATCAGCCGGTACGCCTGGGGCGACGACTACCACGAGGTGCTAAAGGAAAAACTCCTCGAACTCTACGCCTGGCTCGACGACGAAGCCGGCGGCATCTCCGGTCGCGCCTTTGTCGATTCGGCTCCGGTGATGGATAAGGCCTGGGCGCGCCGCGCCGGCCTGGGGTGGATGGGCAAACACACTAATCTCATCAGTCGCACCCTCGGCTCGTATTTTTTTATCGGCGAATTGATCGTCGACGTGCCCCTCGAACCCGACGGCCCCATCCCCGATCATTGCGGCTCCTGCACCCGATGCATCGACGCCTGCCCGACCGACGCGATCTACCAGCCCTACGCCGTCGACGCCAACCGGTGCATCGCCTACCTCACCATCGAACATCGGGAAGACGATATCCCGCCGGCTCTCCAGCAGCAGCTCGGTAACTGGATCTTCGGCTGCGACATCTGCCAGGATGTGTGTCCCTGGAATAAGTTCAGGAAGCCGACCCGGGAGCCGCGGTATGCGCCCCGCGAAGGCATCGTCGATACGGAGCTTCAGGAATGGATCGAGCTCGATATCGAAGCGTTTCGACAGCGTTTTCGGAAGAACCCGGTTAAAAGAACCAAATTCGAAGGTTTTATCCGGAATGTGCGTATGGCGTTGACGCCGGGCCGGGCCGACGATGCGGCGGATATGTAG
- a CDS encoding M23 family metallopeptidase produces MLFKFLSEFIRGIRSTYTIIVMDERQIQDPRQYRVKSSRFVQFWLFSLLLAGAVAISVVAFTPLRELIPSNGTAEMQRQIVVNSLRVASLRDSLEAQLSYASQLRSLMMGHVDSTLFAKAEEPVSNATIAQRQQSRSTFEPSSSFWTDHEQPALTIPSMPANFIPGPKLAATAGAQYLSSVQFPALPPVEGFLTRGFDARTGHYAVDVAAEEGSIIRAVGDGYVIFADWTHEGGYTISVQHADGYVSVYKHAQQLLKRVGDRVRNREAIALSGNSGEITSGPHLHFELWLNGLAQDPRYFFVGW; encoded by the coding sequence ATGTTGTTCAAGTTTCTGTCCGAATTCATCCGGGGCATCCGGAGCACCTACACCATCATCGTGATGGATGAGCGGCAGATCCAGGATCCGCGGCAGTATCGGGTCAAATCGAGCCGATTCGTGCAGTTCTGGCTGTTCTCGCTCCTCCTGGCCGGCGCGGTGGCCATCAGCGTCGTGGCGTTCACCCCGTTGCGGGAGTTGATCCCGAGCAACGGCACCGCCGAGATGCAGCGGCAGATCGTGGTCAACTCCCTGCGCGTGGCGTCGCTGCGGGATTCGCTCGAGGCCCAGCTGAGCTACGCCAGCCAGTTGCGCTCGCTCATGATGGGGCATGTCGATTCGACGCTGTTCGCGAAGGCCGAGGAACCCGTGAGCAACGCGACAATCGCGCAGCGCCAGCAATCCCGGAGCACGTTCGAGCCGTCGTCCTCGTTCTGGACGGACCACGAGCAGCCGGCGCTGACGATCCCGAGCATGCCGGCGAATTTTATTCCGGGCCCAAAGTTGGCGGCAACCGCCGGCGCACAGTATCTTTCGAGCGTGCAGTTCCCGGCGTTACCCCCCGTCGAAGGTTTTCTGACGCGGGGCTTCGACGCAAGGACAGGTCATTACGCCGTCGATGTCGCGGCTGAAGAAGGCAGCATCATCCGAGCAGTGGGCGACGGTTACGTCATCTTCGCTGATTGGACGCACGAGGGCGGCTATACCATCTCCGTCCAGCATGCGGACGGTTACGTGTCGGTTTACAAGCACGCCCAACAATTATTAAAACGCGTCGGCGACCGGGTGAGAAACCGCGAAGCGATTGCGCTCAGTGGCAATTCCGGCGAAATTACGTCGGGCCCACACTTGCACTTTGAGCTCTGGCTAAACGGATTGGCCCAGGACCCGCGCTATTTCTTCGTAGGGTGGTAG
- the atpB gene encoding F0F1 ATP synthase subunit A: protein MPIHSVRSGRLRALFAAALILIVSAFPAPAAASDDESNPDAVGHSADGYYFDLMVGHKIIELPRLLLVRGADGGLRFDAFGSTHSALEHGDYTLLDVEGHPMHAEEVHELMEAGHRHLYYKLVPAAGSMVIDFSITRQILFVFISALVLLIIAFRLAARYRAGYGVTQAPKGRWQNMMEVLILFIRDEIAKPAIGAHYAKYTSYLTTAFFFILLGNLLGLVPWGVTATSNIMVTGTLAFFTFIITQFSGSKDYWKHILWPPGVPVAIKFILIPIEIIGIFTKPIALAFRLFGNMISGHIAIVSLLGLIFIFAPIVNQIESMWLSGPLNAIIIVFSMALTIFIYVLKILVSFIQAYIFTMLSAVFIGMAREEHHHDDEYASESASAGSLAHAAH from the coding sequence ATGCCTATACATTCGGTACGCAGCGGTCGCCTTCGGGCTCTATTCGCCGCCGCGCTCATCCTCATTGTATCCGCCTTTCCCGCTCCGGCCGCCGCGTCGGACGACGAGAGCAACCCGGACGCCGTCGGGCACTCGGCCGACGGGTACTATTTTGACCTGATGGTCGGGCACAAGATCATCGAGCTGCCGCGCCTGCTGCTGGTCCGCGGCGCGGATGGCGGGCTCCGGTTCGACGCCTTCGGCTCCACGCACAGCGCGCTCGAGCACGGCGACTACACGCTGCTGGACGTCGAGGGGCATCCGATGCACGCCGAGGAGGTGCACGAGCTGATGGAAGCCGGGCACCGGCACCTCTACTACAAGCTGGTTCCGGCCGCCGGTTCGATGGTGATCGACTTTTCGATCACACGGCAGATCCTCTTCGTGTTTATCTCGGCCCTCGTGCTGCTCATCATCGCGTTCCGGCTGGCCGCGCGCTACCGGGCCGGCTACGGCGTGACACAGGCGCCGAAGGGCCGCTGGCAAAACATGATGGAGGTCTTGATCCTCTTCATCCGCGACGAGATCGCGAAGCCGGCGATCGGCGCGCACTACGCGAAATACACGTCGTATCTGACGACCGCTTTTTTCTTCATCCTGCTGGGCAACCTGCTGGGTCTGGTGCCGTGGGGCGTAACGGCCACCTCGAACATCATGGTGACCGGAACGCTGGCGTTCTTCACGTTCATCATCACCCAGTTCTCGGGCAGCAAGGACTACTGGAAGCACATCCTGTGGCCTCCGGGCGTGCCGGTCGCCATCAAGTTCATCCTCATTCCCATCGAGATCATCGGCATCTTCACCAAGCCGATCGCCCTCGCCTTCCGTCTCTTCGGCAACATGATCTCGGGCCACATCGCCATCGTGAGCCTGCTCGGCCTCATCTTCATCTTCGCGCCGATCGTGAACCAGATCGAGTCGATGTGGCTGTCCGGACCGCTGAATGCGATCATCATCGTCTTCAGCATGGCGCTGACCATCTTTATCTATGTGCTGAAGATCCTGGTGAGCTTCATCCAGGCCTATATCTTTACGATGCTCTCCGCCGTGTTTATCGGCATGGCTCGCGAGGAGCATCACCACGACGACGAGTACGCGTCCGAGTCAGCGTCGGCAGGCAGCCTTGCCCACGCCGCGCATTGA
- a CDS encoding AtpZ/AtpI family protein, producing the protein MASSPRSPRPTHWLQGLGGAQRFLGLGIQAGVSVAFYVGIGLLLDRRLGTLPWLTLLGAGLGIVTMFVLFFRINAQLSQEHDAREKDAEG; encoded by the coding sequence ATGGCTTCCTCACCCCGATCCCCCCGCCCGACACACTGGCTCCAAGGCCTGGGAGGCGCACAGCGTTTCCTGGGCCTCGGCATTCAGGCCGGTGTGTCCGTGGCGTTTTATGTGGGCATAGGTCTCCTCCTCGATCGGCGTCTGGGAACCCTGCCCTGGCTCACCCTCCTCGGCGCAGGGCTCGGCATCGTCACGATGTTCGTCCTGTTTTTCCGCATCAACGCGCAGCTCAGTCAGGAACACGACGCCCGCGAAAAAGACGCAGAAGGCTGA